CGTACGTTACTCCTTGAGCTTACCGTTCGTGAGCTAGACGATAACGGCGGTGATGAAACATATCTGTTCCGTGGCCAAGAGTTGTTAATCGGGGATGAGCCGTCATTCGAGTTTGGCGGACAAATCCCATCGGTTGATGGTGAAATAACTGATATTAGCACATAAAGAAGCATGGATATGACATCCGCTAAAGAGCAGTCACGGATATATCAGCGATATCAACAGATCCAAGAGACATTACGGACTGCAAGCGCGGAGTCACGAGTGGTACAATTGGTTCGATCAAAGACCCAGCAGCGTCCAGCAGAGAAAACACAGACTAAAACAACAACATCAACGGACAGCCAGCAAGCAAAGCATAATGCTAACCAAACCGTAAAGTCACAATCACCGGTCCATCAGTCAGCTGTGTACCAGGCCATTGCTGGGGGCAAAGAGTATCTTCGGTCAGCATGGCTGTATCGATGGCTCACGAAAGAGCCAGAACCGGATATCATCGTGATTGATCTGCGAGAAACACGGTCTGTTGGGCCGGTATTAGCGCGGGTTGATCGCGTACTAACAGCCCTCACCCCGGCATTGCTCCGATCAACCGTATCAAGAGTCTGGTATCGAGGCCAACGACAACTGCAACAGCGACCGATTCGAACAGCAAGTTTCGGAGCAATTGCAGGCGTTATTGTGGGACTGCTGGTCATGACAACGATTGCAACGGTGAGTGTACCAGCAGTGTTGCTTCTGACAGCAGTCTTAATTGGCGCACTTCGGGGCACACAAAGTGACATGACACTACAGGAGTGCAAGCAGACACGATGGTTTGGGTATCTTCAGCGAATTGGACAGGCATTTGTCCCACCCGAGCCACCAGAACAACAAGAACCCACACAACAGTCATCTCAGTTAGATAAAGAAAACATATCAAAGAACAATAACTAAAATGCGAACCAACAGCGAGATAATTATTGGTAAGTGGTAAAGAAGAAAGAATTACTGGCGTAAATAAGTTTTAACTATAATCAGTACAATATAACAGGTACTCCCAGTACAGGGAGTGTGTTCCGGGACCCCCTGTTTTCCCCTACCCCCCTACCGACAGAAGGCCCCCCGGAACATTGTTTTGTACAGGCGGTCGAGGCAACTGCTCCGAGGCTTGACCCCGGGTAAATTCATAGAAGAATCAAGGCGGATGCCACGGAGTCGTCCGGACATCTCCGATTTCCGTGATCACGAGAATCGAAGCTGCTCGACCGACTTGCCCCCGTGGAGGAAGCCGACACGTTGGAATTAATCAACACAGTAAACCAATCCAACTCCCTGATTGAAATGCGACTATTTATTGAGTAGTGTCCTATGGTTGTAGTACATCCATCGCGGGCAGACGTCTCGTGGTGGATGGGCCACTAGTCAACTGGCCCTCACGTCAGGGGCGCTGAATGTGAACGGTCAGACCAGCCCTACCGTATCACACGGGTAGAACGGGAGTCCACTGACAAGCCTCGAGGCTTGACCCCGAGGCAGTTGACACGGAGTAGGTGCAATACCACGTTGTTACAGAAATATCGAGGCGAATGCCACCAGACGCCGATAATTCGTGGAACCTCTTGGTCAAAGTTCAGCGTATAGTTCCTGTGTTGCCCGTCGAACAGCCTGTGTGCTTTCATACGCAGGTGTCCAGCCAAGGGCTGATAGCTTCTCAATTGACAGCCGCATCTTTGGAACATCACCTTTCCAGCCACGATTTCCCCCGGTATATTCAAAAGTTGGCGCAAGTTGCATCTCCTCGCTGACAATCTCAGCAATTCGATCAACAGACGTTGTCGTGCGGGTGCCAAGGTTATATGTTGCGACCGGGCCGGTAGCATGCTCATAGACATGTATCATGGCATCAAGACAGTCCTCGATGTGCATGTATGATTTTTGCTGGCGACCATCCCCTAAGATCTCAAGTGTTTCAGGCGTGTGCTGTAGCTTCTGGATAAAATCCGGAATCACAGCGCCACGAAGCCGGGGGCCAACAATATTTGCAAACCGGACCGTATACACGGTCAGATCAGTTGTATGTGCAGCCGCCGATAACAGGCTTTCACAGGCAAGCTTGCTGGCACCATATGCGCTGATCGGTTCTAATGGCGCATAATCCTCTGGAGTTGGACGTGGAGCTTCGCCGTAGACGGTTGAACTTGAGGTAAAGAAAATATCGGTAATGGCATGCTCCTGTGCAGCAGCCAGCACTTCCTGTGTCATCGCTGTGTTTTCCTGAAACTGATCTCGTGGGTTAGCATCGTTAACGGCTTTTCGGGCAGCAAGATGGAAGATGACATCATGGTTGTCTGAGACGATTGACCGAAGCGAATCTGGCTGGCTAATATCCTGTTCAATAAATGTAACAGCATCTGGAAGCCGGTCTGGCTGCCCATTCGAGCAATCATCAACAACAGTAACCGTATGGCCACTGTTGTGCAGTCGTTCTGTTAAATGTGAGCCAATAAATCCAGCACCCCCGGTCAGTACTACGTTCATGACAGGGCGTTGGAGAATCTGGGACAAAAATACCTCGGGTTAGGAGACAAAAAGAGAATGCTGAAATAGACTCCAACAGAAAATAAAACAGAGCGTCAACGTGGATCGAGCAACACTGCGGGATGCCTTTGCACAGACCTATTCGCCGCCGAATGATATCGATCTAGGTGAACTGCTGGATCAGTATCGTCGGTTTGTTGACTACCAAGCAGAGCACCCAAAGGCCGGTCGATACAAGATTGCAAACGCGCTTGGTATCCCGGAAGGTCGAGCCCGGTCATGGATCGATGGTGGAATGCCGGATGTGGTCCGCGGGATCGAAACAGCCACAAAGCATGGCTGGTTTCAGACCGACGGAGAAACCCATCTCGCAGTCACACGACTTGTTGCCGGAATCTTCGCTGCCGGCTCGGTCAATAACGTGTGGACACCACGGTGGTCTGCAACTGATGGAATTCCAGTTGAACAGGATTTACGCCAGATTGGCGCTGGCGTAAAACAGATTGATCGAGTACAAGCAGAACGTGGCGATGAACTGGAGCCAACCACACACCCTCGCGTGCTTGGGCGGGTGCTGGTTGCTCGCGGGGCAGTCAAATCGCGGAACAGTGCATCTACGTTACCATCGTATCTGTTTGCTGATCAGTCGGCCGGGCGCGTGTTTGTCAAGACATATATCCAGGCCCGCGGTGTGACACCAACGGATAGAAACCATATTCAGATATACGAAAACAAACGTTCGGATACATTCCACGAGGAGCTTGCACAGCTGGTAGCAAAACACGTTGTGGGTGATGTCTCTTGTGTTAAACAAGGGATTATCCTACCGCCAACAACGGTATCTCAAACAACATGGCTAGATGACGATTGACACGATATTTATATGTGTAGTGGACACGTATATACAGTACGTAAGTCACCGTTTACGGGACAGATGAGCAGTTGGCGATCAATTGCAACAACGTAGTCCATGACGGTGGACTTAGGTTATGCGTAACTAATTGCGCAATAGAAACTTATGATACGAAACTTATTATCCGCCGATTCAGATGAATCGGAGCGTTCACGAGGAGTCTCTCCCGTTATTGGGGTCATCCTCATGGTTGCAATCACTATTATCCTTGCCGCTGTCATCGGTGCATTTGTACTCGGATTCGGCACAGATACCGAAACACCACCAAACACTGCATGGGACTCGAGTCAGGATCCAGTTAGTATCGGTGATGATGGTTTAGAGTCAGATGATGACCTTAATGTAACATTCACCTTAGAGACAACCGATCGGACAATTGATGGGTCAAATCTAAATGTTGTCCTCACTGGTGATGGAGAAGTTGATGGGGATGATATCGACCTGAATGATGAGACGTACAGCGCTGGAAGTTCAATCGTTGTTGGAACTGCTGACAATGTTGATGTTGACATAACGGATACTGAGGGGATTAACCCAGATGATCAGATCCGAATTGTCTGGGAAGGTGACGATACCTCATCGACTCTAACAATACACACGATCAACTAACAGAATCGAATAGCTAGCTATACATTTTTCTCTCAGTGCAGTCAATAGAACAACCAGGAGCTACGGAAACAATAGACAAAACACATGATTTATGTGACGTGTCGTTCTGGATATCTGTTATGGATGCTGTTGTGCTGGCAGCCGGCGAAGGCACCCGGCTTCGGCCACTAACGGAAGACACTCCAAAAGCGATGGTTGGGGTTAATGGCAAACCGATCCTAACACACTGCTTTGAGCAGTTAGTCGACGTTGGAGCAGATCAGCTGGTGGTCGTTGTGGGCTACAAAAAAGAACAGATTATCGAACACTATGGAGACAGTTTCCAGGGAGTTCCGGTCACATATACACACCAGCGTGAGCCAAAGGGACTGGCACATGCATTGCTCACAGCCGAAGAGTATGTTAATGATGAGTTCATGCTCATGCTTGGTGATAACATTTTCCAGGCAAATCTGGAGGACGTAGTCCAGCGACACAACGAATCCCGGGCTGACGCAGCATTCCTTGTCGAGGAGGTCCCCTGGGAGGAAGCATCGCGGTATGGCGTCTGTGATACAAACGACTACGGGACAATTACGGACGTTATCGAGAAACCGGATGACCCCCCATCGAACCTCGTCATGACCGGCTTTTATACGTTTACGCCAGCGATTTTCCATGCCTGTCATCTGGTCCAGCCATCTGATCGGGGTGAGTACGAACTCTCAGATGCGATTGATTTACTTCTAGAATCAGGGCGGACGATTGATGCAATTCCACTTAATGGATGGCGAATTGATGTTGGGTATCCGGAAGATCGAGATCGGGCCGAACAGCGCTTGCAAGCAGAAAAAGCAAGCAAAGCAGAAACATCCAAAGAAGTATAACAAACAGTAACGAGACAAGACAGGTAGTAGGAGATCCAGAAAACGTTAGCGTTCTGAGGAAGGCAGAAAGGCTGAGACTGGTCGCAGGGTGAGATAGGGGCGAGCAAGATACCAGAGCATGACACCGCTGGCACCAATGGTATTGATGAGAACATCACTGAGAAGAAACGAACTGCGATGAGGGACAAAGATCTGCCCGACTTCCATTAGGGCGCCATAGCCAGCAGCAAGCCCAATCACAATCAGTGCATGGCGCCAACGGGGAAGCTGCCAGTGATCAGTTGCATATGCTAAGACACAAGCAAAGACAAAGTATGCAGTCAGGTGTCGCCAATGGCTCAATGAAATCAGACCAAATCCTGAGTCGCCACCTGTGCTAGCACTTGAGGAAGCCTCATTGGTGACGACTGAGTCGGGTTGAACCTCATCAACAACGGTCTCGGGGACGGTTAGTAACGAGGAGTACAGGATCAAACCTGCAATAATGATCACCCCGGCCCATCGAACACGGCGGGAGAACAACGGCAGTGGAATCTGCATCTAAGTGAATCGAAGGATGCCGATTAAATAAGTACACTGAAAACGACATGTTGGAATACAAGTACATTTGACCTCCTCCCGCGGCTTCAGCCCCGTCTGTAATTCACAAACCGAGTCGCTATCACAGCCGATAATCCCGGATGTACATCTCAATGTCTACAGAGATATAGGCAGAGTGCGTCGGAGTCGTCGAAAACCCTCCGGTTTTTGTGATCACAAGAATCCCCCCGATTCTCGAACGACTTGCGCCCGAGAATGAATGCCGGCCAAATATAACACAGATTACGTAATTCGAGTGATAATACGCAGACAACGGCCAGAACACAACTCCTCAAAGTATGAAGTTGAAGACCTCTCGTTCTTTGCTGGTCGTTTGGTAGTTTGGAACTACGACTCCTCTCAACACCTGCTACTGGCGTTGAGACGGGAGTTGTCGGGTCGTGGTGGAGCGACCGACTCCCATGGACACATCGGCGTGTTCGGGTGTGGATTCCAGCCAACTCATTTCGGGAAGGTTAAGGGGAATTACATTCGCCTGCGGGTGCGGTACGGCCCAAGACGGTGAAGCCTCTGGGCTTGACTCTGAGGTACTTCACAGATAGAATATTCTTTGATGGTGATTGTGTCGATCTCGTTTGCCCGTATTCAGTAATTTTTCCTCGACGATCTCAGCGCCTGATTTGCTTTTCACCTCCGTCTTCCAAATACCGATCAAGGCTAAAAGCGTCTGAAACGTCTGTTTGGGCCTCAATGAACGTGTGGATAAAATACAGGAGTGAACTCGTTGGGCTCCGTGTTGCACCGCTGTGAGCTGTCCGAAAGGAAGTTAGAACGAGAACTGGATGCAGTGTCGGATTCCGATAAGTTGGAAATCGAAGACCACTAACGAGGAATCCAGAACAAAAAGAGATTTGCAGAAAATATCAATCGAACGCTGATTGAAAGAGCTTTGACCGCTTTGCATGGACTGCTGTAGTGATTCCAGATAACTTCTGAGTGAGATGATTTGAGCATCCGTCAAAAGAAGCCTCAACTCTTTCAGACAGGTCAATCAATGCACCTAATTCTTCTGTGAACTACCAGAGCAGTCACCTTGTTACCGCTGCGACGACCAAGACGGTGCCAACAGTCAGTCATAGTTTACTAATCACGAAGAACGAACTGCAAAAGCGGTGACAAAAACGCTGAGACTGGTCGCAGGGAGAGATAGGGACGAGCAAGGTACCAAAGCATGACACCGCTGGCACCAATGGTATTGACAACAACATCACTAACGAGGAACGAACTGCGATGAGGAACAAAGGCCTGCCCGGCCTCGATTAAGGCTCCATAGCCAGCAGCAAGCCCAATCACAATCAGTGCATGGCGCCAACGAGGAAGCTGCCAGTGATCAGTTGCATATGCCAGCGAACAGGCAAGCACACAGTATGCAACAAGATGTCGCCAGTAGTTGATCGGAATTGAATCCGGCTGTGTGTCATCCACAACGGTCTCTGGAACCGTCAGCAAGGACGAATACAAAATAAAGCCAGCGATAACAAGGACCCCAGCCCATCGGAGCCGACGAGAGAACAATGGCAGCGGAACCTGCATACGGGTAGGCTGATGGGCGCAAATTATATAATCGTGCTGAACACAAGCAAGTGAAGTACTTGGGGGCAAGTCGTTCGAGAATCTCCAACCTCGTGATCACAAAAATCGAAGGAGTTCGGTCGATCAGACACCCGGGCTATTTCTCTGTAGCAGCCAGAGTAGCATTACAATCTTATTAGTATGATATTAATTGGTCGTTCGTTGTTTAACGATGTACGGAATGTTATTTGGAAAATGTATAAGTAATTTGGGTATATAATAAACTATGCAGTAGTTAATAGCACACATGGAACATGATGTCAATTAATGATCTCGAAGGAAAATAATTGAAAGCCAATTCTATGATGAAGACACAGATACAATATTCTCGACCGGTGCGGATAGGTATCGTATTGATAATTATACTGTTAGCTGGTATCGCAATGGGCACCCTGTCGGTAGCTGCCCAAGAAGACGACCTGTCGTTTGATAATCAGGCGACAGGATCAACATTTTCAGATGGAGGAACAACCAATCCGGGCGTAGTTGTTGAAAATGTCACAGCAACGCAGGACAGCGCTGTCGTTGTGACGTATGAGGACGCTGAGGGTAATACCATTATTGCTGGTGGAGAGTTCTTTGATGAAGAAGAGCTTGCTGGAGATGATGTTACACTCATAGTTGATAATATTGGGGGGTTCCCAGGTGAGCACACGGCCCATGTGATTCCAGAAGATGAACTCAGTGATGAAGAGTATGACGTTGGGGACACGGTGTCTGATGAGACTGCTGGTGCCGTGACAGCAGCTGAGACTGCAACAGTTTTCCAAGGGACACTAGAGTTTGCAGATCAAGGATTTGACGAAGAACTTGACACAGACGATACAATCACACTTGATACGGCCATACTGGACGATGGCGAAGGAGAGGCTAGTGATACGCTCTTTACTGTTGATATTCACCCAACAGATGATGACGGCAATCTCGTCGGTGATGAGTTTATTGGTAGTTCCGATGTACTTGTTGGCGAAAACGATGATGTGACAGTTAATCTTGATCAGGTACCTGAGGACGGCGAGTTCAACGAGTTTCCGATTGATGAAACAGATGAGTATATTGCAATGATTCATGTTGTTGATGATGATGATGCTGAGGAAGGCGATGCGGCAGCCCCCGGCGAGTACCCGGTCTTGCCAAATGTTGATGGAATAGAAGGGCCAGTACCAGGTGGGATAACTGATACGGGAACGGTATTCTTTGAGGATGCAGTGTCATTCAATGACCAAGCGACAGCCTCACCAAGTGCTACACTTGATCGTGATACTGACCCTGGAGTGATTGTTGAAGATGTACAGGCCCTGCAGGACAGTGCTGTTGTTGTGACCTACGAAGGATCAACGGCAGTACAAAGCGGTGACGAGGTAACAATCGATCTTGATAATGTTGGTTCGGATGCATGGGAAGTAAACGGCGTCTCCGGAGCAACCGATAATATTGAAGATGTCGTCCGAGAGGATGAAGCCAATCCAACACTGCTGCTCGTTGAAGGGGTAGAGTATACCTTTGAGGACTTACCCGGAGAGGCCCATCCACTTGAATTCCAAGATGACGAAGGCAACGCATTGCTTAGTCAAGATGGTGATGGAGCCTTTGAAGATGATGGAGAGGTTGGCTGGAATGATGAAGGAGATGAAGTGAGCTTTACGCTAACTGCTGATCTCAACGCAGAACTCACAACGTATGTCTGTACCATCCACGGAGCAATGGAAGGACAAATTCAAACACCGCTGACCATTGCTGGGCTTGCAGAAATTGATGGCCAGACTGGTGGCGATGTTGCTGTTGAAATCGAAGATGATGGTGGCTTCCCGGGTGAGCATACAGCACATCTAATCCCAACTGCAGAGCTGAGCGAAGACTATGCATCCGGTGATGTTGTCTCTGAAGAAACGGCTGGCGAAGTCAGTGTGGCTGAACAGGCAACAGTCTTCCAAGGGGACCTAGAGTTTGCAGATCAGTCATTTGAGGGCGCACTTGCAGAAGGTGATGATAGCATCGTTGTTGAGACAGCAACGCTGAATGGCGATGAAGATACGTTATTCCAGATTGATGTCCATCCGGTGGACGAAGAGGGAACACTTGTTGGCGATGAGTTTGTTGGTAGTTCAGCAGTGCTCAGCGGCGACAATGAAGACGTTGAGATTACCCTAGATGCAGTTCCAGAGGATGGCACATTCAACGAACTGCCACTTGCTGAAACAGATGACTTTATTGCAATGGTGCATGTCGTCGATGATGAAACGGTCGATGAAGGAGATCAGGTCGAGCCGGGGACGTTCCCAGTATTACAGAATGCTGACGATCAGCTGGCATTTGTTCCGGGTGGCATTACAGACCAAGCAACAGTAACCATTAACCCAGGATTGAGCTTTGTTGATCAGGCCACTGAATCAAGTACCATTACAAGCGAGACACCAACAAATGCCAGTGTCGTCGTTGAGGATGTTGTTGCAGCTGAAGACAGTGCTGTTGTCATAACCTACGAGGAAGGGGATGAGTCAATCATCGCTGGGGTAGAGACCGTTAGTCCAGACATTGGTGGCGATGCAGTGACCGTTGAACTAGATGACACAGACGGATTCCCGGGCGAACACACAGCACACCTGATTCCAACGGATGGGTTAAGTAATCCAGAGTATGAAGCAGGCAATCAGGTGTCCAGTGCCACTGCTGATGCCGTAGAAGCAGCAGAGACTGCAACAGTCCTCCAAGGCGAACTTGCATTTGCAGATCAAGAATTTGACGAGCCAGTTGAAGCAGGCGATGAAATCATCGTTGAAACAGCAAACCTCTCGGCTGGAGTCGATGATGATACAGCATTTACGGTTGATGTCCATCCAACAAATGACGAGGGAGAACTGGTCGGCACTGAATTCGTTGGTAGTTCCAATGTGCTAGAAGGCGATAACAGCGATGTTGGGATCGAACTTGAGCAGGTCCCTGAAGATGGTGCGTTCAACCAGCTACCGCTTAATGAGACAGATGACTTTGTAGCAATGATCCATCTTGTTGGTGATGATGATGCAGCAGCTGGAGATGATGCATCACCCGGAGCGTTTCCAGCATTACAAAACGCCGATGCTGAAGACGGCTTTGTGCCGGGTGGAGTTACAGATGATGCAACACTCACCATTGTGGAACCAGATCCAGCAGATCCTGGTACAAATGGAGAAGACGATGACTTCGGATTTATCTTTATACTGATTGGAATTGTTGCTCTTGCAGCCGCAGCAATTGCGTTGGTCCTGTCAGGATCTGATTGAAGCTAGCACGGCTGATATCCTGTTTTTTTCATATATTCATCGAATTGCTGGCAGAACATTTCGGATACCGTGGACTGCTCCAAGATCAAGCCCCGAGGCACTCTGCCTGCTATTTCGATAGACATGATAGAGATGCGAGCGCATACCCCCGCCTTCCCGTGAGTGACGAGTGTTTCGACTCCCTGTTGGAACCGAGGAGCGAACAGGCGGGGGTCGAGCGGACACTCCTGCCAAGAAACCGCCGTACTGTGACCCGACCAGAGGACCAACCGAACGTTTTTGTTGTGGCCTGACAAACTGGAAATTGCTACGGAATCGGTGAGACGCCGGCCCCGAACCACAAGGGGCGGCGGGCCGGCGGTGGTTCGCACGGCGATGACACGGATTCCGATGGGGCCTGTTTGACCGGGCCACAGCCCTACACAGGGGAGAAAACGAGAGTTTCGCCGGTATGCTGCCGGTTCCCATTGAGTGCGGGTTGGAACCTCGAACGCCACGCTCGGCGGAAATCCGATGGTCGGATTCCTCCGCGTTCACGCGGAGGAGGAGGTCAACCCTGCTTCTTTGGGTGAGGAAATCAAAAGTGGATTATGAACGGTGTTGTCCCAGCAGCAGGCAAAGGCACACGGCTGCGACCACGAACGGATGAGATTCCAAAAGGGCTGGTCGATGTGGCCGGACGGCCGCTGTTGTCCTATGTCTTTGATCAACTGCTGGAGAGTGGCGTGACACAGCTGTATGTCATTGTGGGCTACAAAGCTGACCAGATCATCCGTGAATTCGGTGATACATACAACGGCGTCTCAATCACGTATCTCTATCAGCGTGAACAGCGGGGACTTGGGCATGCAATATTACAGGCCGAATCACATCTTCAGGACAGTGATGAACCGTTTGTTGTGCTAAATGGGGATAATATCGTCGGGGGAACAATACAAGAGCCAATCACAGTCGGGAGACAACCCGGAGTTGATGCCGTCATCGGCATTGAGACAGCTGATCAACAGACAGCACAACAGACAGGGGTGGTGGTAACTGATGAAGACGGGCAGGTGACAAATGTGATTGAAAAGCCAACGGAGCCACCAACAACACAGATCACGACCGGCTGTTATGTGTTGCCAACGGAGATTTTCCCAGCATTGCGGCTCGTGCAACCGTCTGATCGCGGAGAGATTGAACTAGCAGACGCCGTTGATCTGCTGATCAGCGCCCGAATGCATGTCCAGGCAGTCCCAATTGAAGGACCACGGGTGAATGTCAATATCCCAGAAGATATCACGCAAGCTGAGAAAGTGATTTCGAGCAGATAGAGATCATTATCCAAGCCACCGTAGACTTTATTTTCATGTATATAATTATATCAGTCGAATGGGGACAACCCGACGGCATCGTGTTGTAAGCATCATTGGGGCAATGATAATTACGATGGGGGCGGTGGCCATCGCAAACACACAGCCGGTACAGGCTGTAATTACAACATATGTGCCGTTGTTTTGGCGACTGGATCCAGTGACAGTAACTGGACAGGAGCTACTATTGATACTGAGCCTGACAACAGCAGTTGTCCTGACAGTATTATGGCCACTCTACAAGCCGGTGCCGCGGCGGACGCTTGATACAATTACCCTGACCGAACAACGAGTCGTCATTGCTGGTCTGTTGTTGGCAACGCTTGGGTATTTCAACTGGTCGTATCGACTGCCACGGGCGACGTTGCTGGCTGTTGTGCTACTGCTTGGGATTGTACTGCCGGTGTGGTTTGTGCGGATTCGAACAACAACGGGCAACGGGGATCCCCGTGCATTGCTTGCTGGTGATGATATCCAGCAAATGGATCACATTGTCACTGAAACAGCTGTTGACCCGATTGGCTATCTATCACCATCCAGTGTTGCTGGGATTCCCGATGGAACACGACAGATTGCACAGCAAACAGCCACTGATGGTGGACAGACACCACAGACAACGGAAATCGATGCATATCCACGACTTGGTGGCCTCTCTGGGCTTGAACCAACAATCGAACAGGAAAACATCGATA
This portion of the Salinarchaeum sp. IM2453 genome encodes:
- a CDS encoding NAD-dependent epimerase/dehydratase family protein, giving the protein MNVVLTGGAGFIGSHLTERLHNSGHTVTVVDDCSNGQPDRLPDAVTFIEQDISQPDSLRSIVSDNHDVIFHLAARKAVNDANPRDQFQENTAMTQEVLAAAQEHAITDIFFTSSSTVYGEAPRPTPEDYAPLEPISAYGASKLACESLLSAAAHTTDLTVYTVRFANIVGPRLRGAVIPDFIQKLQHTPETLEILGDGRQQKSYMHIEDCLDAMIHVYEHATGPVATYNLGTRTTTSVDRIAEIVSEEMQLAPTFEYTGGNRGWKGDVPKMRLSIEKLSALGWTPAYESTQAVRRATQELYAEL
- a CDS encoding type IV pilin, giving the protein MIRNLLSADSDESERSRGVSPVIGVILMVAITIILAAVIGAFVLGFGTDTETPPNTAWDSSQDPVSIGDDGLESDDDLNVTFTLETTDRTIDGSNLNVVLTGDGEVDGDDIDLNDETYSAGSSIVVGTADNVDVDITDTEGINPDDQIRIVWEGDDTSSTLTIHTIN
- the aglF gene encoding UTP--glucose-1-phosphate uridylyltransferase AglF, whose translation is MDAVVLAAGEGTRLRPLTEDTPKAMVGVNGKPILTHCFEQLVDVGADQLVVVVGYKKEQIIEHYGDSFQGVPVTYTHQREPKGLAHALLTAEEYVNDEFMLMLGDNIFQANLEDVVQRHNESRADAAFLVEEVPWEEASRYGVCDTNDYGTITDVIEKPDDPPSNLVMTGFYTFTPAIFHACHLVQPSDRGEYELSDAIDLLLESGRTIDAIPLNGWRIDVGYPEDRDRAEQRLQAEKASKAETSKEV
- a CDS encoding VanZ family protein; translated protein: MQIPLPLFSRRVRWAGVIIIAGLILYSSLLTVPETVVDEVQPDSVVTNEASSSASTGGDSGFGLISLSHWRHLTAYFVFACVLAYATDHWQLPRWRHALIVIGLAAGYGALMEVGQIFVPHRSSFLLSDVLINTIGASGVMLWYLARPYLTLRPVSAFLPSSER
- a CDS encoding VanZ family protein, giving the protein MQVPLPLFSRRLRWAGVLVIAGFILYSSLLTVPETVVDDTQPDSIPINYWRHLVAYCVLACSLAYATDHWQLPRWRHALIVIGLAAGYGALIEAGQAFVPHRSSFLVSDVVVNTIGASGVMLWYLARPYLSLRPVSAFLSPLLQFVLRD
- a CDS encoding nucleotidyltransferase family protein; amino-acid sequence: MNGVVPAAGKGTRLRPRTDEIPKGLVDVAGRPLLSYVFDQLLESGVTQLYVIVGYKADQIIREFGDTYNGVSITYLYQREQRGLGHAILQAESHLQDSDEPFVVLNGDNIVGGTIQEPITVGRQPGVDAVIGIETADQQTAQQTGVVVTDEDGQVTNVIEKPTEPPTTQITTGCYVLPTEIFPALRLVQPSDRGEIELADAVDLLISARMHVQAVPIEGPRVNVNIPEDITQAEKVISSR